The following are from one region of the Blastocatellia bacterium genome:
- the nadA gene encoding quinolinate synthase NadA — translation MQVATLKRVTRPFEAYFNINQPELSERIEAIRRELGDELVILGHHYQRDDVICHSDLRGDSFKLSEMAAKRSAEYIIFCGVHFMAESADILSKSHQKVILPDLAAGCSMADMATIGQVETAWEELADLGITSILPITYMNSTAAVKAFCGERGGAVCTSSNAKGIFDWAWGQREKIFFFPDQHLGRNTAFAKGIPLEEMVVWDPYQELGGNSQEALEKAKIILWKGHCSVHNRFQPWHVDDVRKEHPGINVLVHPECRWEVVQKADFAGSTEYIIKMIANSEPGSQWAIGTEVNLVNRLKNEYPDRFVRLLSPDLCMCSTMFRIAPENLLWALDNLKAGEIVNQIVVPEKVAHWARVALDRMLAVQ, via the coding sequence ATGCAAGTAGCAACCTTAAAAAGAGTGACCCGACCTTTTGAAGCTTACTTTAATATTAATCAACCTGAGTTAAGCGAAAGAATCGAAGCAATTCGACGCGAGTTAGGGGATGAGTTAGTAATTCTAGGGCATCACTATCAACGTGATGACGTGATTTGTCACTCAGATCTTAGAGGTGACTCTTTTAAGCTTTCAGAAATGGCTGCAAAGCGTTCGGCTGAATATATTATTTTTTGTGGTGTGCATTTTATGGCTGAATCAGCAGACATTTTAAGCAAATCCCATCAAAAAGTAATTTTGCCAGATTTAGCCGCAGGTTGCTCAATGGCTGATATGGCAACAATTGGTCAAGTGGAAACAGCTTGGGAAGAACTAGCAGACTTAGGTATTACATCTATTCTACCTATTACTTATATGAATTCTACTGCTGCTGTAAAAGCTTTTTGTGGTGAACGTGGTGGGGCGGTTTGTACTTCTTCAAATGCTAAAGGGATTTTTGATTGGGCTTGGGGACAAAGAGAAAAGATTTTCTTTTTCCCTGATCAACACCTAGGCCGTAATACTGCTTTTGCTAAAGGTATCCCATTAGAAGAAATGGTAGTTTGGGATCCTTATCAAGAACTTGGTGGAAATAGCCAGGAAGCTTTAGAAAAAGCTAAAATTATTTTATGGAAAGGACATTGTTCTGTACATAATCGTTTTCAACCTTGGCATGTTGATGATGTTCGCAAAGAACACCCTGGAATTAATGTTTTAGTGCATCCTGAATGCCGTTGGGAAGTAGTTCAAAAAGCTGATTTTGCTGGATCGACCGAATATATTATTAAAATGATTGCCAATAGTGAACCAGGTAGTCAATGGGCAATAGGTACAGAAGTTAACTTAGTAAATCGTCTAAAAAATGAATATCCTGACCGATTTGTTAGACTTCTTTCCCCAGATCTTTGTATGTGTTCAACTATGTTTCGTATTGCTCCAGAAAATCTACTTTGGGCATTAGATAACTTAAAAGCTGGTGAAATTGTTAATCAAATAGTTGTTCCAGAAAAGGTTGCTCATTGGGCTAGAGTAGCACTAGATCGTATGCTAGCCGTCCAATAG
- a CDS encoding twin-arginine translocation signal domain-containing protein, with product MLIKKPEDIKASEITEEKTYFSRRNFIRAGALAASTVATGFAYRQLFVPEEKLLSAKIKF from the coding sequence ATGTTAATTAAAAAACCAGAAGATATTAAAGCCAGTGAAATAACAGAAGAAAAGACTTATTTTTCTAGACGTAACTTTATTCGTGCTGGTGCTTTGGCTGCTAGCACTGTGGCTACAGGGTTTGCCTATCGTCAACTCTTTGTTCCTGAAGAAAAACTGTTGTCAGCCAAGATAAAATTTTAG
- a CDS encoding NarK/NasA family nitrate transporter: MTNQSPDASKTNTLQLILATGAFAVCFSIFGSVSAMMPILRKQLGLDPIQVSIALAFPVLLGSLGRIPLGILTDRYGGRLIFSIIMFLSIIPAFLMGFVGSYTQLLVCSLFIGIALASFSVGVGFVSGWYSAERQGMALGVYGAGNAGQSLAAFGAPIIAGMFGYRWGFWVFAVLTLAWLIVFILAARNAPKTTAPKTLKQVIEPLKDKQSWKLSLYYFLTFGGFVAMSVYLPTFLTELFKLSVQDAGLRTAGFVLLATAMRPVGGALADRVGGRTILCGVFPFITVMALLMSIPSIITFTIGALGMAAAIGLGNGAVFQLVPEYFPKSVGSVTGLVGAAGGLGGFFPPLLLGTIKQTTDSFTGGFILLAVFAIFCFLIVWQVRTKTFQ; the protein is encoded by the coding sequence ATGACAAATCAAAGCCCTGATGCTTCAAAAACTAATACTTTACAATTAATACTAGCTACAGGTGCATTTGCAGTTTGTTTTTCAATTTTTGGCTCTGTTTCAGCAATGATGCCTATTTTACGTAAGCAATTAGGACTTGATCCTATACAAGTAAGCATTGCATTAGCTTTTCCTGTACTTTTAGGTAGTTTAGGACGTATTCCATTAGGCATTTTAACTGATCGTTATGGTGGTAGATTAATTTTTTCAATAATAATGTTTTTATCTATAATTCCAGCTTTTTTAATGGGTTTTGTTGGTTCTTACACACAACTACTTGTTTGTAGCCTTTTTATTGGAATTGCGCTAGCTAGTTTTTCGGTTGGGGTAGGTTTTGTTAGTGGTTGGTATTCAGCCGAACGCCAAGGTATGGCATTAGGTGTTTATGGAGCAGGTAACGCAGGGCAATCCTTAGCGGCTTTTGGCGCGCCTATAATTGCAGGAATGTTTGGCTATCGTTGGGGGTTTTGGGTATTTGCTGTTTTAACTTTGGCTTGGTTGATTGTTTTTATTTTAGCTGCTCGTAATGCTCCTAAAACTACAGCCCCTAAAACACTTAAACAAGTTATTGAACCTCTAAAAGATAAGCAAAGTTGGAAGTTAAGTTTGTATTACTTTTTAACTTTTGGTGGTTTTGTGGCGATGAGTGTCTATCTACCAACATTTCTAACAGAACTCTTTAAGCTAAGTGTTCAAGATGCAGGACTAAGAACAGCAGGTTTTGTTTTGCTAGCTACTGCAATGCGTCCTGTAGGAGGTGCTTTAGCTGATCGTGTAGGAGGTAGAACTATTTTATGTGGAGTTTTTCCATTTATAACTGTGATGGCTTTATTAATGTCTATACCTTCAATAATTACTTTTACTATAGGTGCATTAGGAATGGCAGCCGCAATTGGTTTAGGCAATGGAGCCGTTTTTCAATTAGTGCCAGAATACTTTCCTAAATCTGTAGGTAGTGTTACAGGTTTAGTTGGTGCAGCAGGCGGGTTAGGAGGATTTTTTCCACCTCTTCTTTTAGGGACTATTAAACAAACTACAGATTCTTTTACAGGTGGTTTTATTTTACTGGCTGTATTTGCAATTTTTTGTTTTTTAATTGTTTGGCAAGTAAGAACAAAAACTTTTCAATAA
- a CDS encoding sulfoxide reductase heme-binding subunit YedZ, whose protein sequence is MNKDLQFNKIIIFINGLIPLTLMLWDAYHQKLGANPQEFLIHTTGSCALIFLIITLSITPLRKITKWHNLTRYRRMLGLFAFFYAFLHFLSYAWLTKFVDIAKIISDVLKRQYIAVGMVAFVILILLAITSANRMVKQLGGQRWRKLHRFAYHATILGAIHYWMSVKIDTSRPLIFMVLILVLLGYRYFTARSETSSLFKPSRG, encoded by the coding sequence ATGAATAAAGACTTACAATTTAACAAGATAATTATTTTCATCAATGGGTTAATTCCTTTAACATTAATGCTTTGGGATGCTTATCATCAAAAATTAGGTGCAAATCCACAGGAATTTCTAATTCATACAACTGGAAGTTGTGCCTTAATTTTTCTAATCATCACTTTATCTATTACTCCACTACGTAAAATAACTAAATGGCATAATTTAACTAGATATAGAAGAATGTTAGGGTTATTTGCTTTCTTTTATGCGTTCTTACATTTTCTTTCCTATGCATGGTTAACTAAGTTTGTTGATATAGCTAAAATTATTAGCGATGTCCTTAAGCGTCAATATATAGCTGTTGGTATGGTTGCATTTGTAATTTTAATTTTACTAGCTATAACTTCAGCAAATAGAATGGTTAAACAACTAGGCGGACAACGCTGGCGCAAGTTACACCGTTTTGCTTATCATGCAACTATATTAGGAGCAATACACTATTGGATGTCAGTAAAAATAGACACTAGCCGACCACTAATATTTATGGTACTAATATTAGTATTGCTTGGGTATCGTTATTTTACTGCACGCTCAGAAACATCTAGTTTATTTAAACCTTCGCGTGGATAG
- a CDS encoding molybdopterin oxidoreductase family protein gives MATILGDPTKLVEQFGPNLAFNRGQQLATAIEPDCLVKTHCCFCGQQCGIQLKVKDNVVIGFEPREDFPFNHGMLCPKGVKRYLQGAHPDRLLTAYRRSNSPSGFESISYNEAIKIVAQEINRIQSQYGKDAFGVLSGASLTTEKAYLMGKFARTCLKTPYIDYNGRLCMVSAGAANKKAFGIDRAANPWSDIIGTEVVWISGANVAECAPITTNYVWQAREHGAKIIVVDPRITPIARTADIFIPIKPGRDIALFNGILHLMIEKDWLDHEFIKNNTVGFEEVAKHVKEWTPKKTAEITGVAEKIMYQAAEGWGKAKSSFLLHARGIEHHSHGVENVLGAIQIVLASGRIGRKNCGYATITGQGNGQGGREHGQKCDQLPGARDISNPEHREYIAKVWDVKPDEIPMAGVDAYELIRKIDRGEIKGLLSLCFNPKVSLPDSNFVTRALEKLEFYVVIDFFLNESAHHADIVLPGSLHEEDEGVVTQIEGRVIKINKAVEPPGEARQDWKIIQDIAKELGREKGFTFNSPKEIFEELKLASKGGVADYSGITYEKIEAQNGVFWPCPSPEHLGTLRLFETGSYNPVAKGAGPFYFPDGKARFNVSKYRPPMEDIDQEYPIILTTGRVVSQFLSGTQTRRIGPLVNQYPEPQVEIHKVLAEKLNIKDGELITVESRRGSCTLKAHVITTIRPDTIFIAYHWPGQKSANLLTIAAQDPISKIPEYKVCAVRIKKTQ, from the coding sequence ATGGCAACAATACTAGGTGATCCAACAAAATTAGTTGAACAATTTGGCCCAAATCTAGCATTTAATCGAGGTCAACAATTAGCAACAGCAATTGAACCTGATTGTTTAGTTAAAACTCACTGTTGTTTTTGTGGTCAACAATGCGGCATACAACTTAAGGTAAAAGATAATGTGGTAATTGGCTTTGAACCTAGAGAAGATTTTCCATTTAACCATGGAATGCTTTGCCCAAAGGGGGTTAAGCGTTATTTACAAGGCGCACATCCTGACCGTTTGTTAACAGCTTATCGTCGTAGCAATAGTCCAAGTGGTTTTGAATCAATTAGTTACAATGAAGCAATCAAAATTGTAGCCCAAGAAATTAATCGTATTCAATCACAATATGGGAAAGATGCTTTTGGCGTTCTTAGTGGGGCAAGTCTTACTACAGAAAAGGCTTATTTAATGGGTAAATTTGCTCGAACCTGCTTAAAAACACCATACATTGATTATAATGGTCGGCTTTGTATGGTTAGTGCTGGAGCCGCTAATAAAAAAGCTTTTGGCATAGATCGTGCGGCTAATCCTTGGTCAGATATTATTGGCACAGAAGTAGTTTGGATTAGTGGAGCAAATGTTGCTGAATGCGCTCCAATTACTACAAATTATGTTTGGCAAGCTCGGGAACATGGAGCAAAAATCATTGTAGTTGACCCTCGTATTACTCCTATTGCTCGAACAGCAGATATTTTTATCCCCATAAAACCAGGTCGTGATATAGCTCTTTTTAACGGTATTCTTCACTTAATGATAGAAAAAGATTGGTTAGACCATGAATTTATTAAGAATAATACTGTAGGGTTTGAGGAAGTCGCCAAACATGTTAAAGAGTGGACACCAAAGAAAACTGCTGAAATAACAGGAGTTGCAGAAAAAATAATGTATCAAGCTGCTGAAGGTTGGGGAAAAGCTAAAAGCAGTTTTCTTTTACATGCTCGTGGTATTGAACACCATAGTCATGGGGTAGAAAATGTTTTAGGAGCAATACAAATTGTTTTAGCTTCTGGTCGGATTGGGCGTAAAAACTGTGGTTATGCAACAATAACTGGTCAAGGTAATGGTCAAGGTGGACGTGAGCATGGTCAAAAATGCGATCAATTACCAGGTGCAAGAGATATAAGCAACCCAGAACACCGCGAATATATAGCTAAAGTTTGGGACGTTAAACCAGATGAAATTCCTATGGCTGGTGTAGATGCTTATGAGCTTATCCGTAAGATTGACCGAGGAGAAATAAAAGGTCTACTTTCCTTATGTTTTAATCCTAAAGTTTCACTGCCTGATAGTAATTTTGTTACACGTGCATTAGAAAAGCTTGAGTTTTATGTTGTGATAGATTTTTTTCTAAATGAATCAGCACATCACGCCGATATTGTGCTGCCAGGCTCTTTACATGAAGAAGATGAAGGAGTTGTAACACAAATTGAAGGCAGAGTAATTAAAATTAACAAAGCTGTTGAACCTCCGGGAGAGGCTCGCCAGGACTGGAAAATTATTCAAGATATCGCTAAAGAATTAGGTAGAGAAAAGGGATTTACCTTTAATAGTCCAAAAGAAATTTTTGAGGAGCTAAAACTAGCTTCAAAAGGTGGGGTGGCTGATTATTCAGGTATTACTTATGAAAAAATTGAAGCACAAAATGGTGTGTTTTGGCCCTGTCCTAGCCCTGAACATTTAGGCACGCTAAGACTTTTTGAAACAGGCTCTTATAACCCTGTTGCTAAAGGTGCTGGGCCATTTTACTTTCCTGATGGTAAAGCTAGGTTTAATGTTTCTAAATATCGTCCACCAATGGAAGATATAGATCAAGAATACCCAATTATTCTTACTACAGGACGTGTAGTAAGTCAGTTTCTTTCTGGCACACAAACTAGGCGTATTGGCCCACTAGTTAATCAATATCCAGAACCACAAGTAGAAATTCATAAAGTTCTAGCAGAAAAACTAAATATAAAAGACGGTGAGTTAATTACAGTTGAGTCAAGGCGGGGTAGTTGTACATTAAAAGCTCATGTTATTACTACGATTCGACCAGATACAATTTTTATTGCATACCATTGGCCGGGCCAAAAAAGTGCCAATTTACTAACAATTGCTGCACAAGATCCTATTTCAAAAATTCCTGAATATAAGGTTTGTGCCGTTCGTATCAAAAAAACACAATAA
- the msrP gene encoding protein-methionine-sulfoxide reductase catalytic subunit MsrP, whose protein sequence is MLDLKPSSVPLNLNGDEPTDFIDITNYNNFYEFSTSKNGVARAAKKFVARPWTLTIEGLANKPKTFDLDEIFRIAPLEERTYRLRCVETWSMVIPWVGLPLGKLLEQVEPLSSAKYVTFETLVDPERMPNQKTGPMSFFSVLDWPYKEGLRMDEALHPLTILAVGLYGKVLLPANGAPIRLVVPWKYGFKSIKSIVKIKLVDRQPVTTWNLEAPSEYGFYANVNPKVSHPRWSQAEERRIGEYSYRDTSIFNGYGEQVASLYNGMDLNKYY, encoded by the coding sequence ATTTTAGACCTTAAACCTTCTAGTGTCCCATTAAACTTAAATGGCGATGAGCCTACAGATTTTATTGATATAACTAATTACAATAATTTCTATGAGTTTTCTACTTCTAAAAATGGGGTAGCACGAGCAGCAAAAAAATTTGTTGCTAGACCTTGGACGCTAACCATTGAAGGTTTAGCAAATAAACCAAAAACCTTTGATTTAGACGAAATTTTCCGAATCGCTCCACTTGAAGAACGCACTTATAGACTACGTTGCGTAGAAACTTGGTCAATGGTTATTCCTTGGGTAGGGCTGCCGCTAGGAAAATTACTTGAACAAGTTGAACCCCTGTCAAGTGCTAAATATGTAACCTTTGAAACGCTAGTGGATCCTGAAAGAATGCCAAACCAAAAAACTGGGCCAATGTCTTTTTTTAGCGTGTTGGATTGGCCTTATAAAGAAGGTCTGCGAATGGATGAAGCATTGCACCCACTGACAATTTTAGCTGTTGGACTTTATGGAAAAGTTTTACTTCCTGCTAATGGTGCGCCTATTCGCTTAGTAGTTCCTTGGAAATATGGGTTTAAGAGTATTAAATCCATAGTGAAAATTAAATTAGTAGATCGTCAGCCAGTTACTACTTGGAATTTAGAAGCACCTAGTGAATACGGTTTTTATGCTAATGTTAATCCAAAAGTCTCTCACCCACGTTGGAGCCAAGCCGAAGAAAGACGTATTGGAGAATATTCTTATAGAGACACAAGCATTTTTAATGGATATGGCGAACAAGTAGCAAGCTTATATAATGGTATGGACTTAAATAAATATTATTAA
- a CDS encoding 4Fe-4S binding protein, with amino-acid sequence MSLANYMEFFIDPNRCIGCQSCVQACSECDTHKGHSMIHLEYANRSFSVQTFPVVCMHCQSPTCAEVCPADAIKKSEDGVVHTARKARCIACGNCVIACPFGVPELKPELEIMMKCDMCYDRTSVGKRPMCATVCPSQALFFGTREEIEKLRPRSRPVNQFQFGLHTITTKVKMMLPKDTQENHIDVTAALEDQPIDKSFSLEDLINNF; translated from the coding sequence ATGTCACTGGCTAATTATATGGAATTTTTTATTGATCCAAATCGCTGTATTGGTTGTCAATCCTGTGTTCAAGCTTGTAGCGAATGTGACACGCACAAAGGGCATTCAATGATTCATCTGGAATATGCAAACAGATCTTTTTCTGTTCAAACCTTTCCAGTTGTTTGTATGCACTGTCAATCGCCTACTTGCGCAGAAGTTTGCCCTGCGGATGCAATCAAAAAATCAGAAGATGGTGTTGTTCACACTGCCCGAAAAGCTCGTTGTATTGCTTGCGGTAATTGTGTAATAGCCTGTCCTTTTGGAGTTCCTGAGTTAAAGCCTGAACTAGAAATAATGATGAAGTGTGATATGTGTTATGACCGTACTTCAGTAGGGAAACGCCCAATGTGCGCTACAGTTTGCCCTAGTCAAGCTTTGTTTTTTGGAACAAGAGAAGAAATTGAAAAACTTCGTCCTCGTTCTCGTCCTGTAAATCAATTCCAATTTGGGCTTCATACAATTACTACTAAAGTAAAAATGATGCTACCTAAAGATACCCAAGAAAACCATATTGATGTAACTGCTGCACTAGAAGACCAACCCATTGATAAAAGCTTTTCACTAGAGGATTTAATAAATAATTTTTAG
- a CDS encoding ubiquinol-cytochrome c reductase iron-sulfur subunit — MKETKENKTVAPNGEAEQPAWRRDFPIDWEQDNYVARRDFTKFLTLTSFAFVAGQFWIGIKSLFQKQKLPLIKQVTKVNEIKVGESKVFSYPLPEDKCVLVRLDEQNFVAYNQACTHLSCPVIPDPKADCLRCPCHQGLFDLKTGRPMAGPPRRPLPRIQLEIREGQIYAIGVEEQVI; from the coding sequence ATGAAAGAGACTAAAGAAAATAAAACTGTTGCTCCAAACGGAGAAGCTGAACAACCCGCTTGGCGAAGAGATTTTCCTATTGACTGGGAACAAGATAACTATGTAGCAAGACGTGATTTTACAAAGTTTTTAACACTTACTAGCTTTGCTTTTGTTGCAGGTCAATTTTGGATTGGAATAAAAAGCTTGTTTCAAAAACAAAAACTCCCATTAATCAAGCAAGTTACTAAAGTAAATGAAATTAAGGTAGGAGAAAGTAAAGTATTCTCTTATCCTCTCCCAGAAGATAAATGTGTGTTGGTAAGGTTAGATGAGCAAAATTTTGTTGCTTATAACCAAGCTTGTACACATCTTTCTTGCCCAGTAATTCCAGACCCTAAAGCAGATTGTTTAAGATGTCCGTGCCATCAAGGGCTTTTTGATCTTAAAACAGGTCGTCCAATGGCTGGCCCACCTCGCCGACCATTACCACGTATTCAACTAGAAATTCGTGAAGGCCAAATTTATGCCATTGGTGTTGAGGAACAAGTTATATGA
- a CDS encoding aminotransferase class III-fold pyridoxal phosphate-dependent enzyme: MNADEMIELCKRHSIYEWSAQSAINPIPVAKAKGVYFWQPDGKRFIDFNSQLMCVNIGHGDERVIEAIKKQADALPYANPFMATEARARLGQVLSEITPGSLNKFFFTLGGAEANENAIKMARAYTGRHKLIARYRSYHGATAGAMTLTGDPRRWANEPAISGVLRVFDPYRYRCNFCKMADACTLDCLNHVEEVMMYEGPHTIAAMFVESVTGTNGIIVPPDGYMQGLRSLCDKHGILLVCDEVMSGFGRTGEWFAVDHWKVVPDLMPMAKGLTSAYLPMGALAVKDEIAEFFNSKVFAGGLTYNSHPMSCAAALATIEVYKQDNLIENARRMGEILKRELARLTEKHPSIGETRSIGLFGIVELVRNRKTKEPMAPFNGTSPEMTKLAAFFRENGLYTFVRWNNFFTNPPLCITEEQLMEGIDIIDRGLEITDQGVVN; the protein is encoded by the coding sequence ATGAATGCCGATGAGATGATCGAACTTTGCAAAAGACATAGTATTTATGAATGGTCAGCCCAATCCGCAATTAACCCTATCCCCGTAGCCAAAGCCAAAGGCGTTTACTTTTGGCAACCAGATGGAAAAAGATTTATAGATTTTAATTCCCAGCTTATGTGTGTAAACATTGGTCATGGTGATGAACGAGTAATTGAAGCAATAAAAAAACAAGCTGATGCTCTTCCCTATGCTAACCCTTTTATGGCAACAGAAGCGCGGGCGCGTTTAGGCCAAGTTTTATCAGAAATTACACCTGGTAGCCTTAATAAGTTTTTCTTTACACTAGGTGGAGCAGAAGCTAATGAAAATGCAATAAAGATGGCTAGAGCCTATACTGGACGACATAAATTAATTGCCAGATATCGTAGCTATCATGGAGCAACGGCTGGAGCGATGACCCTAACAGGTGATCCTCGTCGTTGGGCTAATGAGCCAGCTATTTCTGGAGTTTTACGAGTATTTGACCCTTATCGTTATCGTTGTAATTTCTGCAAAATGGCTGATGCCTGCACACTTGATTGCTTAAATCATGTTGAAGAAGTAATGATGTATGAAGGGCCTCATACAATTGCAGCAATGTTTGTTGAATCTGTAACAGGTACAAACGGCATTATTGTCCCGCCAGATGGTTATATGCAGGGCCTACGCTCACTTTGCGATAAACACGGCATTTTACTAGTTTGTGATGAAGTAATGAGCGGTTTTGGTCGTACTGGTGAATGGTTTGCGGTAGATCATTGGAAAGTTGTTCCTGATTTAATGCCAATGGCTAAGGGTTTAACTAGTGCTTATTTACCTATGGGAGCTTTAGCTGTTAAAGATGAAATTGCAGAATTTTTTAATAGCAAAGTTTTTGCTGGTGGGTTAACCTATAATTCGCATCCAATGTCTTGTGCAGCAGCACTTGCAACAATAGAAGTTTATAAACAAGATAATTTAATTGAAAACGCCCGTCGTATGGGTGAAATCTTAAAACGTGAATTAGCCAGGTTGACAGAAAAACATCCTTCTATTGGTGAAACTCGCTCAATAGGACTATTTGGAATTGTTGAACTAGTTCGCAACCGTAAAACTAAAGAACCTATGGCACCATTTAACGGCACATCGCCGGAAATGACCAAATTAGCAGCCTTTTTCCGTGAAAATGGACTCTATACTTTTGTACGTTGGAATAATTTCTTTACCAATCCTCCTTTGTGTATAACTGAAGAGCAACTAATGGAAGGTATTGACATTATTGATAGAGGTTTAGAAATCACTGATCAAGGTGTAGTAAATTAA